A genomic region of Haemorhous mexicanus isolate bHaeMex1 chromosome 14, bHaeMex1.pri, whole genome shotgun sequence contains the following coding sequences:
- the SASH3 gene encoding SAM and SH3 domain-containing protein 3 isoform X3 has product MLRRKPSNAGDKEPGHRKLSLQRSSSFKDFSKSKVSSPMSSEEFNLEENIPEDDPISGSPEEAARSSGTKLGRKWRAVISRTMNRKMGRMAVRVLAEGKGEVEAERPCPLSPASSVEEQSHDKVPLSYLELEEEEDGCPVLGRQMSSGEASPNRSHVPSRAHPEPLLSAGSDIPSPGDPRDSQQLEETVPAYTGPFCGRARVHTDFTPSPYDKDSLKLRKGDIIGIIEKPPVGTWTGLLHNRVGSFKFIYVDVIPEETVPARRSRSSSRNKRLKPKTLHELLERINLQEHTPTLLLNGYQTLEDFKELRETHLNELHIMDPQHRAKLLTAAELLLDYDTASEPEDGDTTEALPSPSEPKGDIPRDSGCFEGSETLDGSREEAKLGGPEEQLEGLSLAECP; this is encoded by the exons ATGCTGCGCCGCAAGCCTTCCAACGCCGGCGACAAGGAGCCGGGACACAGGAAG ctttcCCTGCAGCGTTCCAGCAGCTTCAAGGATTTCAGCAAGTCCAAGGTCAGCTCCCCCATGTCAAGCGAGGAGTTCAACCTGGAGGAGAAT ATCCCTGAGGATGATCCCATCAGTGGCAGTCCTGAGGAGGCCGCGCGGAGCAGCGGGACCAAGCTGGGTAGGAAGTGGCGGGCAGTCATCTCCCGCACCATGAACCGCAAGATGGGCAGGATGGCAGTGAGAGTGCTGGCCGAGGGCAAG ggagaggtggaGGCAGAGAGGCCatgccccctgtccccagccagcagcgtggaagagcagagccatgACAAGGTGCCCCTGTCGtacctggagctggaggaggaggaggacgggTGCCCAGTCCTCGGACGCCAGATGTCCAGCGGTGAGGCCAGCCCCAACAggtcccatgtccccagccgGGCACATCCTGAGCCcctcctctctgcaggcagcgacattcccagccctggtgatcccagggacagccagcagctggaggagactgTCCCAGCCTACACTGGCCCCTTCTGTGGCCGGGCCCGTGTCCACACCGACTTCACCCCCAGCCCCTATGACAAGGACTCCCTGAAGCTGCGG AAAGGGGACATCATCGGCATCATCGAGAAGCCACCTGTGGGCACATGGACCGGGCTGCTCCACAACAGGGTGGGCTCCTTCAAGTTCATCTACGTGGATGTGATCCCTGAGGAGACGGTCCCTGCCCGCAGGAGCCGGAGCTCCAGCCGGAACAAGCGCCTCAAGCCCAAGaccctccatgagctgctgGAGCGCATCAACCTGCAG GAACACActcccaccctcctgctgaATGGGTACCAGACCCTGGAAGACTTCAAGGAGCTGCGGGAGACCCACCTGAACGAACTGCACATCATGGACCCCCAGCACCGTGCCAAGTTGCTGACGGCTGCCGAGCTCCTCCTGGACTATGACA cagccagTGAGCCAGAGGATGGTGACACCACTGAGGCCCTGCCATCGCCCTCAGAGCCCAAAGGGGACATTCCCCGGGACTCCGGCTGCTTCGAGGGATCAGAGACCCTGGATGGCAGCCGGGAGGAGGCCAagctggggggtcctgaggagcagctggagggtcTCTCCTTGGCAGAATGCCCCTGA
- the SASH3 gene encoding SAM and SH3 domain-containing protein 3 isoform X4, with protein MLRRKPSNAGDKEPGHRKLSLQRSSSFKDFSKSKVSSPMSSEEFNLEENIPEDDPISGSPEEAARSSGTKLGRKWRAVISRTMNRKMGRMAVRVLAEGKQGEVEAERPCPLSPASSVEEQSHDKVPLSYLELEEEEDGCPVLGRQMSSGSDIPSPGDPRDSQQLEETVPAYTGPFCGRARVHTDFTPSPYDKDSLKLRKGDIIGIIEKPPVGTWTGLLHNRVGSFKFIYVDVIPEETVPARRSRSSSRNKRLKPKTLHELLERINLQEHTPTLLLNGYQTLEDFKELRETHLNELHIMDPQHRAKLLTAAELLLDYDTASEPEDGDTTEALPSPSEPKGDIPRDSGCFEGSETLDGSREEAKLGGPEEQLEGLSLAECP; from the exons ATGCTGCGCCGCAAGCCTTCCAACGCCGGCGACAAGGAGCCGGGACACAGGAAG ctttcCCTGCAGCGTTCCAGCAGCTTCAAGGATTTCAGCAAGTCCAAGGTCAGCTCCCCCATGTCAAGCGAGGAGTTCAACCTGGAGGAGAAT ATCCCTGAGGATGATCCCATCAGTGGCAGTCCTGAGGAGGCCGCGCGGAGCAGCGGGACCAAGCTGGGTAGGAAGTGGCGGGCAGTCATCTCCCGCACCATGAACCGCAAGATGGGCAGGATGGCAGTGAGAGTGCTGGCCGAGGGCAAG cagggagaggtggaGGCAGAGAGGCCatgccccctgtccccagccagcagcgtggaagagcagagccatgACAAGGTGCCCCTGTCGtacctggagctggaggaggaggaggacgggTGCCCAGTCCTCGGACGCCAGATGTCCAGCG gcagcgacattcccagccctggtgatcccagggacagccagcagctggaggagactgTCCCAGCCTACACTGGCCCCTTCTGTGGCCGGGCCCGTGTCCACACCGACTTCACCCCCAGCCCCTATGACAAGGACTCCCTGAAGCTGCGG AAAGGGGACATCATCGGCATCATCGAGAAGCCACCTGTGGGCACATGGACCGGGCTGCTCCACAACAGGGTGGGCTCCTTCAAGTTCATCTACGTGGATGTGATCCCTGAGGAGACGGTCCCTGCCCGCAGGAGCCGGAGCTCCAGCCGGAACAAGCGCCTCAAGCCCAAGaccctccatgagctgctgGAGCGCATCAACCTGCAG GAACACActcccaccctcctgctgaATGGGTACCAGACCCTGGAAGACTTCAAGGAGCTGCGGGAGACCCACCTGAACGAACTGCACATCATGGACCCCCAGCACCGTGCCAAGTTGCTGACGGCTGCCGAGCTCCTCCTGGACTATGACA cagccagTGAGCCAGAGGATGGTGACACCACTGAGGCCCTGCCATCGCCCTCAGAGCCCAAAGGGGACATTCCCCGGGACTCCGGCTGCTTCGAGGGATCAGAGACCCTGGATGGCAGCCGGGAGGAGGCCAagctggggggtcctgaggagcagctggagggtcTCTCCTTGGCAGAATGCCCCTGA
- the SASH3 gene encoding SAM and SH3 domain-containing protein 3 isoform X2, protein MLRRKPSNAGDKEPGHRKLSLQRSSSFKDFSKSKVSSPMSSEEFNLEENIPEDDPISGSPEEAARSSGTKLGRKWRAVISRTMNRKMGRMAVRVLAEGKQGEVEAERPCPLSPASSVEEQSHDKVPLSYLELEEEEDGCPVLGRQMSSGEASPNRSHVPSRAHPEPLLSAGSDIPSPGDPRDSQQLEETVPAYTGPFCGRARVHTDFTPSPYDKDSLKLRKGDIIGIIEKPPVGTWTGLLHNRVGSFKFIYVDVIPEETVPARRSRSSSRNKRLKPKTLHELLERINLQEHTPTLLLNGYQTLEDFKELRETHLNELHIMDPQHRAKLLTAAELLLDYDTSEPEDGDTTEALPSPSEPKGDIPRDSGCFEGSETLDGSREEAKLGGPEEQLEGLSLAECP, encoded by the exons ATGCTGCGCCGCAAGCCTTCCAACGCCGGCGACAAGGAGCCGGGACACAGGAAG ctttcCCTGCAGCGTTCCAGCAGCTTCAAGGATTTCAGCAAGTCCAAGGTCAGCTCCCCCATGTCAAGCGAGGAGTTCAACCTGGAGGAGAAT ATCCCTGAGGATGATCCCATCAGTGGCAGTCCTGAGGAGGCCGCGCGGAGCAGCGGGACCAAGCTGGGTAGGAAGTGGCGGGCAGTCATCTCCCGCACCATGAACCGCAAGATGGGCAGGATGGCAGTGAGAGTGCTGGCCGAGGGCAAG cagggagaggtggaGGCAGAGAGGCCatgccccctgtccccagccagcagcgtggaagagcagagccatgACAAGGTGCCCCTGTCGtacctggagctggaggaggaggaggacgggTGCCCAGTCCTCGGACGCCAGATGTCCAGCGGTGAGGCCAGCCCCAACAggtcccatgtccccagccgGGCACATCCTGAGCCcctcctctctgcaggcagcgacattcccagccctggtgatcccagggacagccagcagctggaggagactgTCCCAGCCTACACTGGCCCCTTCTGTGGCCGGGCCCGTGTCCACACCGACTTCACCCCCAGCCCCTATGACAAGGACTCCCTGAAGCTGCGG AAAGGGGACATCATCGGCATCATCGAGAAGCCACCTGTGGGCACATGGACCGGGCTGCTCCACAACAGGGTGGGCTCCTTCAAGTTCATCTACGTGGATGTGATCCCTGAGGAGACGGTCCCTGCCCGCAGGAGCCGGAGCTCCAGCCGGAACAAGCGCCTCAAGCCCAAGaccctccatgagctgctgGAGCGCATCAACCTGCAG GAACACActcccaccctcctgctgaATGGGTACCAGACCCTGGAAGACTTCAAGGAGCTGCGGGAGACCCACCTGAACGAACTGCACATCATGGACCCCCAGCACCGTGCCAAGTTGCTGACGGCTGCCGAGCTCCTCCTGGACTATGACA ccagTGAGCCAGAGGATGGTGACACCACTGAGGCCCTGCCATCGCCCTCAGAGCCCAAAGGGGACATTCCCCGGGACTCCGGCTGCTTCGAGGGATCAGAGACCCTGGATGGCAGCCGGGAGGAGGCCAagctggggggtcctgaggagcagctggagggtcTCTCCTTGGCAGAATGCCCCTGA
- the XPNPEP2 gene encoding xaa-Pro aminopeptidase 2: protein MSPPLWIAAWALLLHGCAAGLAPQAPSTRNDIRDCSADPPYLPPTATNTTARLAVLRGILRTHGIHAYIVPSTDAHMSEYISERDARLGWLTGFTGSAGTAVVTRDKAALWTDSRYWTQAERELDCNWELQRTTSIESIGTWIREVLPAEGNVSLDPFLFSIDTWNSYSRALHGSSQTLLSLETNLVDQAWGDQRPPPSSSEIYSLPAEFTGSSWQEKVARIRQRMEQHVQCPTAVLLSGLEETAWLFNLRGDDIPYNPVFYSYTLLTNTTISLFVEESRLSAEARQSLRSGCPGPLCVELKEYGQVSAHLRHYAQGNVTVWLGTEYTNYGLYAIIPQEKMLEESYSPVMMAKAVKNTHEQEMLRAAHVRDAVAVIQYLLWLEKTVPQGQVDEFSGAQHIDAFRWAQEHSRGPSFQSISASGLNAALAHYSPSNGSSRTLSAREMYLFDTGGQYLDGTTDVTRTVHWGEPTPLQKEAYTRVLMGNIDLARLVFPSNTAGRTVESFARQALWDVGLNYGHGTGHGIGNFLSVHEWPVGFQSNNVPLEAGMFTSIEPGYYRDGEFGIRIEDIALVVEAQTEHQSGEKPFLTFEVVSLVPYDRNLIDLGLLSPEQIRYLNSYYERIRAHVGPELRRQRLEEEYAWLQESTEPFPVSSAGIAAASTLAFASLLSVLLSELGA from the exons aTGTCCCCCCCGCTCTGGATCGCAGCCTGGGCTCTCCTGCTCCACG gctgtgctgcagggctggcgCCACAGGCTCCTTCCACCAGGAATGACATCCGGGATTGCTCCGCGGACCCACCG taCCTGCCACCGACGGCCACAAACACGACTGCGCGTCTGGCCGTGCTGCGGGGCATCCTGCGGACCCACGGCATCCACGCCTACATCGTGCCCTCCACGGATGCCCACATG AGCGAGTACATCTCCGAGCGGGACGCCCGGCTGGGCTGGCTCACCGGTTTCACCGGCTCCGCAG gcacCGCTGTGGTGACGCGGGACAAGGCTGCCCTGTGGACTGACAGCCGCTACTGGACCCAGGCAGAGCGGGAGCTGGACTGcaactgggagctgcagaggacaA CCTCGATTGAGTCCATCGGGACATGGATCCGGGAAGTGCTTCCTGCGGAAGGGAACGTCAGTTTGGACCCCTTCCTCTTCTCCATCG ACACCTGGAACAGCTACAGCCGGGCTCTACACGGCTCCAGCCAGACCCTGCTCTCCCTCGAGACCAACCTTGTTGATCAGGCATGGGGTGACCAGAGaccccctccctcctccagcgAGATCTACAGCCTCCCAGCAGAGTTCACAG ggagcagctggcaggagaAGGTGGCCAGGATCCGGCAGCGGATGGAACAGCACGTGCAGTGCCCCACGGCCGTGCTGCTATCGGGGCTGGAGGAGACGGCTT GGCTCTTCAACCTCCGCGGAGATGACATCCCCTACAACCCTGTCTTCTACTCCTACACCCTCCTGACCAACACGACCATAAG cctgttCGTGGAGGAGTCCCGGCTCTCGGCGGAGGCGCGGCAGTCCCTGCGCTCGGGCTGCCCGGGGCCGCTGTGCGTAGAGCTGAAGGAGTACGGGCAGGTGAGCGCCCACCTGCGCCACTACGCCCAGGGCAACGTCACCGTGTGGCTGGGCACCGAATACACCAACTACGGCCTCTACGCCATTATCCCCCAG GAGAAGATGCTGGAGGAGAGCTACTCGCCTGTGATGATGGCCAAGGCTGTGAAAAACACCCATGAGCAGGAGATGCTGCGAGCCGCCCAC GTCCGGGATGCGGTGGCCGTCATCCAGTACCTGCTGTGGCTGGAGAAGACAGTCCCGCAGGGGCAGGTGGACGAGTTTTCGGGGGCTCAGCACATTGATGCATTTCGCTG ggCCCAGGAGCACAGCCGTGGGCCCAGCTTCCAGTCCATCTCGGCCAGCGGGCTCAACGCAGCGCTGGCTCACTACAG CCCCTCCAACGGGAGCAGCCGGACACTGTCTGCGAGAGAGATGTATCTCTTTGACACCGGAGGGCAGTATCT GGATGGGACAACAGACGTCACTCGCACAGTGCACTGGGGTGAGCCCACTCCGCTCCAGAAG GAAGCCTACACCCGTGTGCTGATGGGCAACATTGACCTTGCCCGCCTTGTCTTCCCGTCCAACACAGCTG GGAGAACGGTGGAGTCCTTCGCTCGCCAGGCACTCTGGGATGTTGGACTTAACTATGGCCATGGGACCGGCCATGGCATTGGCAACTTCCTCTCAGTCCACGAGT GGCCCGTGGGTTTCCAGTCCAACAACGTGCCACTGGAGGCTGGCATGTTCACCTCCATCG AGCCTGGCTATTACCGGGATGGCGAGTTCGGGATCCGCATTGAGGACATCGCCCTCGTGGTCGAGGCACAGACTGAG CACCAGAGTGGAGAGAAGCCTTTTCTGACGTTCGAGGTGGTGTCCCTGGTGCCCTATGACCGCAACCTCATCGACCTCGgcctcctgtccccagagcag ATCCGGTACCTGAACTCCTACTACGAGAGGATCCGGGCACACGTGGGGCCGGAGCTGCGGCGGCAGCGGCTGGAGGAGGAGTAcgcctggctgcaggagagcacCGAGCCCTTCCCGGTGAGCAGCGCCGGCATCGCCGCCGCGAGCACGCTGGCCTTCGCCTCGCTGCTCTCGGTGCTGCTCAGCGAGCTAGGGGCCTGA
- the APLN gene encoding apelin, whose product MAAPRRLLAPLLLLLLLLGLVLAAPGPLGKAPDGKDAQDGLTRRLVRPRGARRGTSQRPGGWRRYRRPRPRLSHKGPMPF is encoded by the exons atGGCCGCGCCGCGCCGGCTCCTggccccgctgctgctgctgctgctgctgcttgggctCGTCCTGGCCGCTCCCG GGCCGCTGGGGAAGGCGCCGGACGGGAAGGATGCCCAGGACGGTCTCACCCGGAGGCTGGTGCGGCCGCGGGGTGCACGGCGTGGGACCAGCCAGCGACCGGGGGGCTGGCGGAGGTaccggcggccccggccccgacTCTCCCACAAGGGCCCCATGCCATTCTGA
- the SASH3 gene encoding SAM and SH3 domain-containing protein 3 isoform X1 yields the protein MLRRKPSNAGDKEPGHRKLSLQRSSSFKDFSKSKVSSPMSSEEFNLEENIPEDDPISGSPEEAARSSGTKLGRKWRAVISRTMNRKMGRMAVRVLAEGKQGEVEAERPCPLSPASSVEEQSHDKVPLSYLELEEEEDGCPVLGRQMSSGEASPNRSHVPSRAHPEPLLSAGSDIPSPGDPRDSQQLEETVPAYTGPFCGRARVHTDFTPSPYDKDSLKLRKGDIIGIIEKPPVGTWTGLLHNRVGSFKFIYVDVIPEETVPARRSRSSSRNKRLKPKTLHELLERINLQEHTPTLLLNGYQTLEDFKELRETHLNELHIMDPQHRAKLLTAAELLLDYDTASEPEDGDTTEALPSPSEPKGDIPRDSGCFEGSETLDGSREEAKLGGPEEQLEGLSLAECP from the exons ATGCTGCGCCGCAAGCCTTCCAACGCCGGCGACAAGGAGCCGGGACACAGGAAG ctttcCCTGCAGCGTTCCAGCAGCTTCAAGGATTTCAGCAAGTCCAAGGTCAGCTCCCCCATGTCAAGCGAGGAGTTCAACCTGGAGGAGAAT ATCCCTGAGGATGATCCCATCAGTGGCAGTCCTGAGGAGGCCGCGCGGAGCAGCGGGACCAAGCTGGGTAGGAAGTGGCGGGCAGTCATCTCCCGCACCATGAACCGCAAGATGGGCAGGATGGCAGTGAGAGTGCTGGCCGAGGGCAAG cagggagaggtggaGGCAGAGAGGCCatgccccctgtccccagccagcagcgtggaagagcagagccatgACAAGGTGCCCCTGTCGtacctggagctggaggaggaggaggacgggTGCCCAGTCCTCGGACGCCAGATGTCCAGCGGTGAGGCCAGCCCCAACAggtcccatgtccccagccgGGCACATCCTGAGCCcctcctctctgcaggcagcgacattcccagccctggtgatcccagggacagccagcagctggaggagactgTCCCAGCCTACACTGGCCCCTTCTGTGGCCGGGCCCGTGTCCACACCGACTTCACCCCCAGCCCCTATGACAAGGACTCCCTGAAGCTGCGG AAAGGGGACATCATCGGCATCATCGAGAAGCCACCTGTGGGCACATGGACCGGGCTGCTCCACAACAGGGTGGGCTCCTTCAAGTTCATCTACGTGGATGTGATCCCTGAGGAGACGGTCCCTGCCCGCAGGAGCCGGAGCTCCAGCCGGAACAAGCGCCTCAAGCCCAAGaccctccatgagctgctgGAGCGCATCAACCTGCAG GAACACActcccaccctcctgctgaATGGGTACCAGACCCTGGAAGACTTCAAGGAGCTGCGGGAGACCCACCTGAACGAACTGCACATCATGGACCCCCAGCACCGTGCCAAGTTGCTGACGGCTGCCGAGCTCCTCCTGGACTATGACA cagccagTGAGCCAGAGGATGGTGACACCACTGAGGCCCTGCCATCGCCCTCAGAGCCCAAAGGGGACATTCCCCGGGACTCCGGCTGCTTCGAGGGATCAGAGACCCTGGATGGCAGCCGGGAGGAGGCCAagctggggggtcctgaggagcagctggagggtcTCTCCTTGGCAGAATGCCCCTGA